The DNA segment GGAAGGTCGGTGGCGGACAGGTGGGCCAGGCCGTCGCGCCAGGCGTGCACCTCGCCCAGCCAGTCGCGCACCGCCTGAAGGGCGGCCGCGTCGGCCTAGGCGAGGGCCTGTTCGGCTGCCTCGAGCGCGGCCTGCTCGAGGGCGGCCCTGGCTGCGGCGTGGTGGGTACGGGCCTGGTCTGCGGTGCGGGCTGCGGCGTGAGCGAGGGCGGTGTCGGCGGCTGCTCTCTGCTGGTGGCCGGGAAGGTCAATGCGGGCACGGGCCGCGGCAGCGGCGGCCGAGAGCCAGGCGGTGAGCCGGCTGGTGTCGGTGCGCTCTTCGGCATCGCCTGGTTCGGTCAACTGCACTGGCAGCGGGCCGAGCAGCGGCGCGGACTCCTGCCAGGTGTGAAGTCGGGCGGAGAGTTCCTCCTTGGCGTAGCGGCGGTGGCTGGTGGCCTGGTCGGCTGCTTCGCGGCGAGCGTGTTCCGCATCTTCGGCGGCGTGCTGTTCGTCTGCGGCGGTGCGCTGGTTGTCCTGCAGGTGCTGGTAGGTGCCCAGCGCCCGGTCGGCGGCCTGGATCTGGCGCTGGTGGTCTTCCGCCCAGGCCAGCGGGTGGCTGCACAGCCACGCTGTGTCCAGCGTGGCGTCGGCGCTGCTGCGGGCTGCGGCGAGGGCTTCGGACGCGGTCAGGAGGTGTTCGCAGGCGGCCTGGGCTCCCAGAGCGGTGGCGCTGGTGCGCAGGTCACCGGAGATCCGGGTGAGCTGGACCTGCGCGGCATCGGCGTCGTCCCGGCTGCCGGCGGCCTTCCGGTGAGCCTCGTCGGCGTCGGTACCGGCCGTCTGAGCGCGCTCGGCCGCGGCTGTGGCCTGGGCGGCGAGGTCGCGTGCGCGGTCCTCCCGGTGCGGCAGTTCGGCTCCGGCGTGTTCGCTCAGCAGTGCCTCGTCTGCGGATAGTTGTCCTCGGGCGCGGGAGATGTCGCTCTGGGCGTCGGCATATTCCTGGGCCGCGTCCTGGAATGCCTTCTGGGCGGTGTCCAGCTGGTCGGTGGCCTTCTTGAGGCTGCGGGCCTGGTCGTCGAACTCGGTGTTGGCTGCGGTCAGGGCGGCGGCTTCGGCCTGGGCCACGGTGCGCAGGTAGCGGCGGTAGCTGCGGTAGCTGCGGTCGGTGCCTTCCAGGAGCTTGGCTTCCTGGCGGGTGCGCTCCAGTTTGGTCTTGAGTTCGGAGATGCGTTCCATCGCCTCGGCGACCTGGGTGAGGTTGTCGGTGTCGAGGGCGGGCAGGGCATCGGTGAGAACCTGCCGCATCCGGGTGGGGGAAATGGCCTCGGCGGTGCGCACGCTGCGCAGGGAGCGCAGGACGGCGAGCAGCGCCTCGAACTGGACCTCATTGAGCGGGGCGAACAGGCGGGTGCGCACCTTTTGACGGTAGGAGCGTTCGTCTTGGGGGGTGAGCTGGGTCAGGGAGCCCCGCAGGGCTTTGGAGTCGGTGAACATCTCGCCTTGGCAGGCGGCCAGTTGTCCGGCGAGGGTATCCAGGCGGACGGGGTCGCGGTCCTGTTCCAGGATCAGGTCGCTGCCCACCCGGCCGGAGGTGAGGAAGAAGGCGCGATGCAGGTGGCCTGCGGTGGCCCGCAGCCACAGGCCGGTGGTCACGTATCGGGTGCTGCCGTCGGCCGGATCGTGCAGGCCGTACTCGAGCCACCAGATGCCGGTGCGGTCTTCCCGGTCGTTGAAGTCGGTGTGGCGGCTGGTGAGGGTGCCTGCGGCCTTGCCGGACACCGACAGGGCGGTCTGGGAGGTGTCGGCGTCCAGCAGGACAGTGATCAGCATGGAGGCGGTGAGGGACTTGCCGGACCCGTTGGGGCCGACCAGGGCGAGCCAGCCGCCGGAGAAGTACAGCTGTTCGCTTGCCCAGGCCCAGGAGTTGACGATGCCGGCGCGCGTGGGCTGCCAGCGGCCCTCGGCGCTGGGGATATCCAGGGCCGGCTCGTCAACGGCGGTCAGGCTCAGGTGCGGGGCGGGGTGCTCGGCGGGCTTCATCCGTCGTCTCCTTGGCGGGCCTGGTGCGCGGCATGGGCTGTGGGGGCAGTCGCGGCCGTGTCGGACGCCGTGAACAGGGGGATCGCCGGGTCGGCGGGCGGGGTGTCGGCCGGTACGGGTGGCGGGGTGGGCTGGCGGACGCGGACGCGCCACAGGTGCACGCCGGGTGTGGGCAGCCATGTATCGGGGCGGCCGGGCTCGGGGGTGAGCAGGCCGGCGCTGGTCAGTTCGGCGGCCGCGGCGCGGGCCAGCGCGGGAAGGCGTTCGTAGGAGGCGGCCCAGCGGGGCTGGCGGGCGCGTACCTGGGTGAACAGTTCCGCGATGCCGGTGAGGGTCAGCGGGGCGGTGGGGGTCATCACGGCCGGGGAGGGTGGCCAGCAGGGCGAGGGCCGCCTGGCGCTCGGTGCGGCGGCCGTTGGGGAAGTCGATGCTGCTGGCCTGGCCGCTGGGGTCGGTGATCTGCCACCAGTCGCGGCGCACGGTCGCGGTGAGCCCGAGGGCGGCGACAGTGTTGAGGGCGCGTTCGCGTCCGGCCAGGGTGTGCAGGTAGGGGGTCGTGTCGGTGGCGTCGTCGAGAGGGTCGGCGGCGGGGTCGTCGACCAGGCGGCGGATGGCGTTCAGGCGCCGCTGTTCCAGTGTGGGGGCCTCGCCTTGGGTGTGGGCGGTGTGGTCCAGGAGGGACGCGGCGGACAGGGCGGCGGCGTGCTGGTCGGGCGGCAGGCCGTCGAGTTGAAGGAGGGTGGGTGACAGGGAAGAGAATTTGGTGGCGAGGCGATCGCGGGAGGCGGTGACGACGAGGTCGCCGTCCTCGTCGGCCAGGGCGCGGTCCAGGTCGGCGTCGACGGTGATGGTTCCCTCCGCGACGAGGATCTTCAGGGCGTCGGCCAGGCTTTGGCGGTTGTGGCGCGCTTCCTTCTTGCTGACGTCCTCGGAGGCGACGACCGGGAAGCGGGGCAGGCGCCCGTCCGTGGTATCGGCGGCGCAGACCTGGGCGATGGCCTGCATCAGTTCCCGCACGTTCATACGCGGGCGGCGCCACAGCTGTTCGCAGGCCAGGCAGATGAGGATCATCACCAGGGCGCCCGCCAGCGGCTGCCGGTCCCGCACCAGTCTCGGCCCCCGGTCGGCCGGGACATCGCTGCGGCGTTTGTGCAGACGGATCAGGCCGGCGACTTCGTGGACCTCCAGGGTCCAGTTCAGTTCGGTGCGGAAGAACTCCGCCAGCGCATGGCGGCCCTGCAGGGCCGCCCGGTAGTGCTCGGGGTCGCCTTCGATGGTGAGACGGCCGGCCGCCACGAGCAGGCGGGCGCTCTCGCGCAGGTCGGCATCGAGCAGCAGAGTGTCGTTCATGCCACGCTCCAGTTCTGCCCGGCCGCGCCAGGCTCGGCCGGCCGGTGCACGGCGGGCGTCCGGCCCTGAGGGGTGACGGACAGTCGCAGATCGGGCCCGACCAGGCGTCCTTCGGCCAGGTCGACGGTGACGGTTGTGTCGGGGCGGCCGGGCCTGACCGTCACCTCCAGGCCGGCCTCGTCGACGGCGGCCCGCCCCATCCCGTCCTGCGGGCGGTAGCGGCTGAGAGCGACCTCGACGGCATTGAGCAGGATCACAGCCGCTTCGAAGGGCAGTTGGGCGACGTATTCGAGGCCGACTTCACCGTCGGTGGCCAGCTGCGCGGCGAGACGGCGGCGGCGCTGTGCGGCCGCCTGTGCCTGGGCATGGGCGGCGGCCCGGTCGGCGGTGGTGTCGGGCACTTTGCGGGGCCGTCCGGTGGCCGGTCCGTGCCGTTCGTGTTCCCGCAAGGTCACCTCGACCTGGTGACGGCCGATGCCGGCCCGGGCGGGAGTGCCGTGGGCGACGTCCTCCTCGCCGGCGCCGATGACCGCGTGCCAGGCGGGCCAGTCCCCGAACGCGGCCGCGTACACGCGGCGGGCCTCGGCGTCGTCCGGCTGGCTGTACAGGCTGTAGGCCAGTGCGCGGAAATCGACGCCGAGGTCGCTGCCGCGTCGGCGGGCCATGTAGCGGCGGTCGATGGCGACCAGCAGTGTGTGCACGGCCCCGCTGGCCGAGTCGATCAGCCGGTGCACTGTGCCGTCCGGTTTGAACCAGGCCTCCAGGTCGTTCAGGCGGCGGATGCGTTCGTCGATCCAGTGCTGCTGGTCGGCGACGTCGAGGAGTCCGGCGTGCTCGACGGCGGCCTCCACGGTGCGGGCGAATCCGGCCAAGCGCAGCTCGGCAAGGGCCGTCTCGACTCGTGGCAGGCCGCGCCCGTATTCGCGGGGGAACTGGCGCAGTGCCTCCACGACGCGGTCGCGGTTCTCGCCGAACACGTCGTTGTCGGTCACGTCGGACTGCACCATCTTCGCCAGTGCCGCGTAGAAGTCGGCCGTCACCCGCTGCAGTTCGTCGATGCGGGTGCGTACGTCCTCCAGGTCGCCCGGCAGCCGGCCGTGATCATCCTTCAGGTGATCGAGGATCTCCCGAAGCGTGTCCTGAACCCCGTCCAGAAGACGGCTGGGCAGTTGCAGGGCGCGCACCACGTCGACGACCGCAGTGCGTACGGCGGCCACGATGCCGCGTCCCCGCTGGGTCAGCGCCCACGCCTCCTCACGCGCCGACAGGCCCTGCAAGCTACGCAGCGGGGCCGCGTAGTCGTGAAACGGCTCAGCAAACTGCCAATTCAGCAACTGGTCCAGCAAGGCGCGCAGTTCAGTTTCCGGCAACGGGTCGTGGTAGC comes from the Streptomyces sp. DT2A-34 genome and includes:
- a CDS encoding DUF2397 family protein → MVLRSRMWWQEVVPGDWYVFGIPEGLVKERYLATLAALEELSTRGPMATLSDITAQLKAVGYHDPLPETELRALLDQLLNWQFAEPFHDYAAPLRSLQGLSAREEAWALTQRGRGIVAAVRTAVVDVVRALQLPSRLLDGVQDTLREILDHLKDDHGRLPGDLEDVRTRIDELQRVTADFYAALAKMVQSDVTDNDVFGENRDRVVEALRQFPREYGRGLPRVETALAELRLAGFARTVEAAVEHAGLLDVADQQHWIDERIRRLNDLEAWFKPDGTVHRLIDSASGAVHTLLVAIDRRYMARRRGSDLGVDFRALAYSLYSQPDDAEARRVYAAAFGDWPAWHAVIGAGEEDVAHGTPARAGIGRHQVEVTLREHERHGPATGRPRKVPDTTADRAAAHAQAQAAAQRRRRLAAQLATDGEVGLEYVAQLPFEAAVILLNAVEVALSRYRPQDGMGRAAVDEAGLEVTVRPGRPDTTVTVDLAEGRLVGPDLRLSVTPQGRTPAVHRPAEPGAAGQNWSVA